A genomic segment from Dermacentor silvarum isolate Dsil-2018 chromosome 11, BIME_Dsil_1.4, whole genome shotgun sequence encodes:
- the LOC119433277 gene encoding natterin-4 isoform X2, producing the protein MSDYGASSYKSPCHWVRCSGKHIPHNAVAGGEEKGGKFKLFVARAVHKGEVLPGKVVPSLGTCYVSYDGVETKYSDYQALVSDSDSLTWLPGSGGGVPGGAIQGGTTSKGEPLYIGRVRIEDGLVIGKVHPSHGCAYIPYYQKEYKYTDYEVLVCKTVNF; encoded by the exons ATGTCCGACTACGGAG CCAGCAGCTACAAGTCACCCTGCCACTGGGTTCGCTGCAGCGGAAAGCACATACCGCACAACGCCGTGGCCGGAGGCGAGGAAAAAGGCGGCAAGTTCAAATTGTTCGTGGCTCGCGCCGTGCACAAGGGCGAAGTGCTGCCGGGAAAAGTGGTCCCTTCCCTAGGTACCTGTTACGTGTCTTACGATGGTGTCGAGACGAAGTACAGCGACTACCAG GCACTCGTCTCCGACAGTGACTCCCTGACTTGGTTGCCGGGATCTGGTGGCGGGGTGCCCGGTGGAGCCATCCAGGGTGGCACTACGTCCAAAGGCGAGCCGCTCTACATCGGCCGCGTCCGTATCGAAGACGGCCTGGTCATTGGGAAGGTGCACCCTTCGCATGGATGCGCGTATATTCCCTACTACCAGAAAGAGTACAAGTACACCGACTACGAGGTCCTTGTCTGCAAGACGGTCAACTTCTGA